A section of the Prevotella melaninogenica genome encodes:
- a CDS encoding dipeptidyl-peptidase 3 family protein, which yields MIESIGEETFNFQDERFADIQMLRYRLPDFEALTIRQKQLIYCLSEATLFGRDITFDQFGKYNLCIRKTLEAVYLNYNGDRLENNFRALEEYLKHVWFASGIYHHYACDKFSPSFSEDFFRNAVLAIDAKLLPLREGESVNSLLNEICPVIFDPTILPKRVDKTDGKDIVRSSACNYYDGVSQHEVEEFYAKLKKEGPAVEAPSYGLNSTLVKEGDFIREDVWKIDGKYGAAIEKIVYWLERAKEFVENDQQLHVINLLIRYYKTGDLHDFDIYSIEWLHEQEGRIDFINGFIEVYGDPMGLKGSWEGIVEYKDLEATHRTQAISANAQWFEDHSPVNPQFRKPVVKGVTANVICAAMLGGDEYPASAIGINLPNADWIRAEHGSKSVTISNLTHAYDMAAKGNGFREEFVIDAETCKLLDLYADKTDNLHTDLHECLGHGSGRLLPGTDPDALKNYGNTIEEARADLFGLYYIADQKLLDFGLLDSTEAYKAQYYSYMMNGLLTQQVRIKPDKQIEESHMQNRALIAQWAMELGKENNVVELVTSEDNATKETKTFVRVNDYEALRDIFALQLAEIQRIKSEGDFDAARILVEKYAINLDPVLHAEVLRRYEGLNIAPYKGFINPILKPVYNELGEMIDVVVDYSESYTEQMLRYSRDYQTL from the coding sequence ATGATAGAATCAATAGGAGAAGAGACTTTTAACTTTCAGGATGAACGGTTTGCCGATATACAAATGTTACGATATCGGCTTCCGGATTTCGAAGCACTGACAATTCGGCAAAAACAGTTGATTTACTGTTTGTCAGAAGCCACACTATTTGGGCGTGACATAACATTTGATCAGTTTGGCAAATACAACCTCTGTATTAGAAAGACATTAGAGGCGGTTTATTTGAACTATAATGGTGATCGATTAGAAAATAATTTCCGTGCTTTAGAAGAATATCTGAAGCACGTTTGGTTTGCCAGTGGTATTTATCATCATTATGCTTGTGATAAATTTTCTCCCAGTTTTTCTGAAGATTTTTTCCGCAATGCTGTTTTAGCTATTGATGCTAAATTGCTCCCTCTTAGAGAAGGAGAATCTGTTAATTCATTACTTAATGAAATCTGTCCAGTAATCTTTGATCCAACTATACTCCCTAAGCGAGTTGATAAGACGGATGGTAAAGATATTGTTCGCTCTTCAGCATGTAATTATTATGACGGAGTTTCTCAGCATGAAGTTGAAGAATTCTATGCTAAGTTAAAAAAAGAGGGGCCTGCAGTTGAAGCACCATCTTACGGATTAAACTCTACTCTTGTAAAAGAAGGCGATTTTATCCGTGAAGATGTATGGAAGATAGATGGCAAATATGGTGCTGCTATTGAAAAAATTGTGTATTGGCTGGAACGTGCAAAAGAATTTGTAGAAAACGATCAGCAACTTCATGTAATTAATCTCTTGATTCGCTATTACAAAACAGGTGATTTACATGATTTTGATATATATTCTATTGAGTGGTTACATGAGCAAGAAGGGCGTATAGACTTTATTAATGGTTTTATTGAAGTTTATGGTGACCCAATGGGATTGAAAGGTTCTTGGGAAGGCATTGTCGAATATAAAGATCTTGAAGCGACTCATCGTACACAGGCTATATCTGCTAATGCTCAATGGTTTGAAGATCATTCTCCTGTTAATCCTCAATTCCGTAAACCAGTTGTAAAAGGTGTAACAGCTAATGTTATTTGTGCGGCAATGTTAGGTGGAGACGAATATCCAGCTTCAGCTATTGGAATTAATTTACCAAATGCAGATTGGATTCGTGCAGAACATGGCTCAAAGAGTGTAACGATTTCCAATCTTACTCATGCATACGATATGGCTGCTAAGGGTAATGGATTTCGTGAAGAATTTGTCATTGATGCAGAAACTTGTAAGTTGTTGGATTTGTATGCGGATAAAACAGATAATCTTCATACAGACCTTCATGAATGTTTAGGGCATGGTAGTGGGCGATTATTGCCTGGTACAGACCCTGATGCACTGAAGAATTATGGTAATACGATAGAAGAGGCACGTGCTGACCTCTTTGGATTATATTATATAGCTGACCAGAAGCTTTTAGATTTTGGACTCTTAGATAGTACTGAGGCGTATAAAGCACAATATTATAGTTATATGATGAATGGTCTGCTCACACAGCAGGTTCGTATTAAGCCTGATAAACAGATAGAAGAGTCACACATGCAAAACCGCGCTCTTATAGCACAATGGGCAATGGAACTGGGTAAAGAGAATAATGTAGTAGAACTTGTTACTTCTGAAGACAATGCAACAAAGGAAACTAAAACATTTGTTCGTGTTAATGATTACGAAGCTTTACGTGATATCTTTGCTCTTCAACTTGCCGAGATTCAGCGTATTAAGAGTGAAGGTGACTTTGATGCTGCACGAATATTAGTAGAGAAGTATGCTATCAATCTTGACCCAGTACTTCATGCAGAAGTACTCCGTCGATATGAAGGTTTGAATATAGCACCTTACAAAGGCTTTATCAATCCTATTCTAAAGCCAGTTTATAATGAACTTGGCGAGATGATTGATGTTGTTGTTGATTACTCAGAGTCATACACAGAACAGATGTTGCGTTACTCTCGAGACTATCAAACTCTTTAA
- a CDS encoding helix-turn-helix domain-containing protein, whose protein sequence is MAKYNLTEKKEKVAAYRSLVSPQLMDELKEKILNIILIQQRYKDKNYSAKQLAEDLGTNTRYISAVVNVRFHMNYTSFVNKFRIEEAMALLVDKRYQELNMEDISDMVGFSNRQSFYASFYKLNGVTPRDYRMRHMAQPSSEEVRLKKPLKK, encoded by the coding sequence ATGGCTAAGTACAATTTAACAGAAAAAAAGGAGAAGGTAGCCGCCTATCGTAGTCTGGTCAGTCCGCAATTAATGGATGAATTAAAGGAGAAAATCCTTAATATCATTCTTATTCAGCAACGTTACAAAGACAAAAATTATTCTGCCAAGCAACTTGCTGAGGACTTAGGAACGAATACGCGCTACATCTCGGCTGTGGTTAATGTGAGGTTCCACATGAACTACACGTCGTTTGTAAACAAATTCCGTATAGAGGAAGCAATGGCTCTTTTGGTTGACAAGCGTTATCAAGAACTGAATATGGAAGATATCAGTGATATGGTGGGCTTCTCCAATAGGCAGTCTTTCTATGCTTCTTTCTATAAGTTGAATGGTGTCACTCCACGTGACTACAGAATGCGTCACATGGCACAACCCTCTTCAGAAGAAGTGCGTTTAAAAAAACCACTTAAGAAATGA
- the hcp gene encoding hydroxylamine reductase — protein sequence MAENKMFCFQCQETAKGTGCTIQGVCGKKAETSRWQDLLLGVARGVATISDALRNAGIKTNQEVGDYIVDALFATITNANFDDQAILNKVDNGVRIKRELLALAKENNVALPNYQEVNWGGEKADYEAEGDREGVLRTENEDLRSLKELTVLGLKGMAAYYEHASRLNERNEEIIAFIEKALAIVSNPAADMDTLLATVMETGKFGVDAMALLDKANTQAYGNPELTKVNIGTGSRPGILISGHDLKDIEQLLEQTEGTGVDVYTHGEMLPAHYYPQLKKYKHLVGNYGNAWWKQKEEFETFNGPIVFTTNCIVPPSPKASYKDRVFTTNATGFPGWKHILADENGHKDFSEVIEIAKTCEAPTAIEQGEIIGGFAHAQVFALADQVVEAVKSGAIRKFVVMSGCDGRMKSRDYYTEFAAQLPKDTVILTSGCAKFKYNKLNLGDINGIPRVLDAGQCNDSYSWAVVALKLKEIFGANDINDLPIEFNIAWYEQKAVIVLLALLYLGIKNIHIGPTLPAFVSPNVLNVLVENFGLGGITSVEEDLKNMVG from the coding sequence ATGGCAGAGAACAAAATGTTCTGTTTCCAATGCCAGGAAACAGCAAAAGGTACAGGATGTACAATCCAAGGTGTTTGCGGTAAAAAAGCTGAAACAAGTCGTTGGCAGGATTTATTACTTGGTGTAGCAAGAGGTGTAGCAACAATTTCAGATGCACTCCGCAACGCAGGTATTAAAACAAATCAAGAGGTTGGAGATTATATCGTTGACGCACTTTTTGCAACGATTACCAATGCCAACTTTGATGATCAGGCTATATTAAATAAGGTGGACAACGGAGTACGCATCAAGCGTGAGTTGCTCGCACTTGCAAAAGAAAACAATGTAGCATTGCCTAACTATCAGGAAGTAAACTGGGGTGGTGAGAAAGCAGATTACGAAGCAGAAGGTGATCGTGAGGGTGTTCTCCGTACAGAGAATGAAGATCTCCGTTCATTGAAGGAGTTGACTGTACTCGGCTTGAAGGGTATGGCTGCTTACTACGAGCATGCATCACGCCTTAACGAGCGTAATGAGGAGATTATCGCATTCATCGAGAAGGCCCTTGCTATTGTGTCTAACCCAGCAGCTGACATGGACACCTTATTGGCTACTGTTATGGAAACTGGTAAGTTCGGTGTTGATGCAATGGCATTACTCGACAAGGCTAACACACAGGCTTACGGTAATCCTGAACTCACAAAGGTAAATATTGGTACTGGTAGCCGTCCTGGTATTCTTATCTCAGGTCACGATTTAAAGGATATCGAACAGCTTTTGGAGCAGACAGAAGGAACAGGAGTAGATGTTTACACCCACGGAGAGATGCTCCCAGCTCACTATTACCCACAGTTAAAGAAGTACAAGCACCTTGTAGGAAACTATGGTAATGCATGGTGGAAGCAGAAGGAAGAGTTTGAAACATTTAATGGTCCTATCGTCTTCACAACCAACTGTATTGTTCCTCCTTCACCAAAGGCAAGCTATAAGGACCGCGTATTCACAACAAACGCAACAGGTTTCCCAGGTTGGAAGCACATTCTTGCTGATGAGAATGGTCATAAAGACTTCTCTGAGGTAATCGAAATCGCTAAAACTTGTGAGGCTCCAACAGCTATCGAACAGGGTGAGATTATTGGTGGATTTGCTCACGCACAGGTATTTGCTTTAGCAGATCAGGTTGTTGAAGCTGTTAAGAGTGGTGCTATCCGTAAGTTCGTTGTAATGAGCGGATGCGACGGTCGCATGAAGAGTCGTGACTATTATACAGAGTTTGCTGCTCAGTTACCTAAGGATACAGTCATCTTGACAAGTGGTTGCGCTAAGTTTAAATATAACAAACTGAACCTTGGTGACATCAATGGTATCCCACGTGTATTAGATGCTGGACAGTGTAATGACTCTTATTCATGGGCTGTTGTAGCCTTGAAGTTGAAAGAGATTTTTGGTGCAAATGACATCAACGACCTCCCAATTGAGTTCAACATCGCATGGTATGAGCAGAAGGCAGTTATCGTTTTGCTTGCCCTACTCTACCTTGGCATCAAGAATATACACATTGGTCCTACATTGCCAGCATTCGTTTCACCAAACGTTTTGAACGTATTGGTAGAAAACTTTGGTCTTGGTGGTATCACATCTGTTGAGGAAGACCTCAAGAACATGGTAGGATAA
- the gmd gene encoding GDP-mannose 4,6-dehydratase: MQKKALITGITGQDGSYLAELLLEKGYDVHGTIRRSSVDFRERIAHLEGRPHFHLHYADLGDSMSILGVISKVRPDEIYNLAAQSHVQVSFDSPEFTADVDAVGVLRILEAVRQLDMTKTCRIYQASTSELYGKVEEVPQNENTPFHPYSPYAVAKQYGFWITKEYREAYNMYCCSGILFNHESERRGETFVTRKITLAAARIKQGKQEKLYLGNLGSLRDWGYAKDYVECMWLILQQEKPEDFVIATGVQHSVRDFCYYAFKRVGIELEFQGEDMNEKGIDKATGKVLIEVSPDFYRPTDVVNLWGDPTKAKAKLGWNPNSTSFEELVNIMVDSDMAKVASEGAAEKVRTNLAEYLEKGIVK, from the coding sequence ATGCAGAAAAAAGCACTTATCACGGGTATTACAGGCCAAGATGGTTCCTATTTGGCAGAGTTGTTACTCGAAAAAGGTTATGATGTACATGGCACTATTCGTCGTTCATCAGTAGATTTCCGTGAGCGTATTGCTCATTTGGAAGGACGTCCACACTTCCACTTGCATTATGCTGACCTTGGCGACTCTATGAGTATCCTCGGCGTAATCAGTAAGGTGCGCCCAGATGAGATTTACAACCTTGCAGCACAGAGTCACGTACAGGTTAGTTTCGACTCACCAGAGTTTACTGCAGATGTTGATGCTGTAGGTGTATTGCGTATCTTGGAAGCTGTTCGTCAGTTGGATATGACAAAGACATGCCGTATCTATCAGGCTTCAACATCAGAGTTGTATGGTAAAGTTGAGGAAGTTCCACAGAATGAGAACACTCCATTCCACCCTTACAGCCCATACGCTGTTGCTAAGCAGTATGGTTTCTGGATTACAAAGGAGTATCGTGAGGCTTACAATATGTATTGCTGTTCTGGTATCCTCTTCAACCACGAGAGTGAGCGTCGTGGCGAAACATTCGTTACTCGTAAAATTACACTTGCTGCTGCACGTATCAAGCAGGGTAAGCAGGAGAAACTTTACTTAGGTAATCTTGGTTCTCTTCGTGACTGGGGCTATGCTAAGGATTACGTAGAGTGTATGTGGTTAATCCTCCAGCAGGAGAAGCCAGAGGACTTCGTTATTGCTACGGGTGTTCAGCACAGCGTACGTGATTTCTGCTACTATGCGTTCAAGCGTGTTGGTATTGAACTCGAGTTCCAAGGTGAGGACATGAATGAGAAGGGTATTGATAAGGCTACTGGTAAGGTTCTTATTGAGGTTAGTCCTGATTTCTATCGTCCTACCGACGTTGTTAACCTTTGGGGAGATCCAACAAAGGCAAAGGCGAAGCTCGGTTGGAATCCTAACAGCACCAGCTTTGAGGAGCTTGTCAACATTATGGTAGACAGCGACATGGCTAAGGTTGCTTCTGAAGGTGCAGCTGAGAAGGTTAGAACAAACCTTGCTGAGTATTTGGAGAAGGGTATCGTTAAGTAA
- a CDS encoding GDP-L-fucose synthase family protein → MNKNSKIYIAGHNGLVGSAIWNNLLQRGYTNLVGRSHKELDLTDQQAVKRFFDEEKPDAVVLAAAFVGGIMANYLYRADFIMQNMKMQCNVIEQSYLHKVEKLLFLGSTCIYPKDAPQPMREDYLLTSPLEYSNEEYAIAKIAGLKMCESYNLQYGTNYIAVMPTNLYGPNDNFHLENSHVMPAMMRKIYLAKLIHENDWDAIRNDMDKRPINPTDKLRAEIGEGNVDGKNTEERILKALAFYGIEDNKVTLWGDGNPLREFLWSEDMADASVHVLLNVDFKDIIGIEKYSSVFYGAKIDGAVDRNNSEGRGGAIPSLGEIRNCHINVGTGKELTIKELAELVKKTVHFEGDIIWDAEKPNGTPRKLIDVEKLHSLGWTHKVEIEDGVEKLYEWYQESLK, encoded by the coding sequence ATGAATAAAAATAGTAAAATATACATTGCTGGACACAACGGTTTGGTGGGCTCAGCAATATGGAATAACCTCCTTCAACGAGGATATACAAATCTCGTTGGACGAAGCCATAAAGAGCTTGACTTGACAGACCAGCAAGCAGTAAAGCGTTTCTTTGATGAAGAGAAACCTGATGCAGTCGTTCTCGCAGCTGCTTTCGTTGGAGGTATTATGGCAAACTACCTCTATCGTGCAGACTTCATCATGCAGAACATGAAGATGCAATGCAATGTCATCGAGCAGAGCTACCTTCACAAAGTGGAAAAACTTCTCTTCCTTGGTAGCACTTGTATCTATCCAAAAGATGCGCCACAGCCTATGCGCGAGGATTATTTACTAACTTCTCCATTGGAGTATAGTAATGAAGAGTATGCTATTGCAAAGATTGCAGGTCTAAAGATGTGTGAAAGCTATAACCTTCAGTATGGTACTAATTACATAGCTGTCATGCCAACAAACCTCTATGGTCCTAATGATAACTTCCATTTGGAGAACTCTCATGTAATGCCAGCAATGATGCGCAAGATTTATCTGGCGAAACTTATTCATGAGAACGACTGGGATGCTATCCGTAATGATATGGATAAACGCCCTATCAACCCAACTGATAAGCTGCGTGCAGAGATTGGTGAAGGTAATGTTGACGGTAAGAATACAGAAGAGCGCATCCTGAAAGCACTCGCTTTCTATGGCATTGAGGATAATAAGGTGACTCTATGGGGTGATGGTAATCCATTGCGCGAATTCCTTTGGAGTGAGGATATGGCTGATGCCAGCGTTCATGTCCTACTGAATGTAGACTTTAAAGATATCATTGGTATTGAGAAATATTCAAGTGTTTTCTACGGTGCAAAGATTGACGGAGCTGTTGACCGTAACAATTCTGAGGGCCGTGGTGGTGCTATCCCATCATTGGGAGAGATTCGTAACTGCCATATCAATGTTGGTACTGGCAAGGAGCTTACCATCAAGGAACTTGCAGAACTTGTTAAGAAGACTGTACACTTTGAGGGAGATATCATCTGGGATGCCGAGAAACCAAATGGTACGCCACGTAAACTCATTGATGTTGAGAAGTTGCACAGCCTTGGCTGGACACACAAAGTGGAAATTGAAGATGGTGTTGAGAAACTCTACGAGTGGTATCAAGAAAGCTTAAAGTAA
- a CDS encoding prolyl oligopeptidase family serine peptidase, which produces MKKQILLTAALLSATSMMAQKLTYPQAPKDGTIDTYFGVQVADPYRPLENDSSKATAEWVAAENKVTQEYLSRIPFRGKLLNRMKELANYEKVSAPSYIKSIGKWLFYKNDGLQNQSVLYIMDSLGDEKNARVFLNPNQLSTDGTVALKGIYFSHNGKYAAYAISRSGSDWQEFYIIDVKTGKLLDDHITWAKFSGASWQGDGFYYSAYDAPQKGLEFSNVNSIQKIYYHKIGTPQSEDVLFYQNPANPMRFYAVSVNEEETMMFLHESGAGSGNNVYVRDLRQPNSQFIQMTSNLDLQYSLVETIGDKMYFLTNDGAPKNRLMVTDLKHPGFSEWKTLVPESKDMLEGVTFVDDKMILNYMKDASSHAYVYSMDGKQLSEIKLPTLGSAGFYGEKDRKEVFYSFSSFTVPTTIYQYDLNTANSKVYAAPKVKFKESDYVCEQVFYPSKDGTKIPLFITYKKGLKRNGKNPVFLYGYGGFNVPLTPYFSSVRIPFIENGGIYAQASLRGGSEYGEEWHIAGTKMQKQNVFDDFISAGEWLIENKYTSKDYLAIVGGSNGGLLVGACMTQRPDLFKVCIPQVGVMDMLRYHKFTIGWNWAPDYGTSEDSKEMFDYLHGYSPLHNLRPGTKYPATLVTTADHDDRVVPAHSFKFAATLQAVNAANTPTLIRIDTKAGHGSGKPLSKQLEEQADIYGFILYNMGLKY; this is translated from the coding sequence ATGAAGAAACAAATATTACTGACCGCAGCATTATTGTCTGCTACAAGCATGATGGCACAGAAGCTAACGTATCCACAAGCTCCAAAGGATGGAACCATCGACACCTATTTTGGTGTTCAAGTGGCCGACCCTTATCGCCCATTAGAGAATGATAGTTCTAAAGCTACTGCTGAATGGGTAGCTGCCGAGAACAAAGTTACACAGGAGTATCTCTCTCGTATCCCTTTCCGTGGCAAACTTCTAAATAGAATGAAGGAGTTGGCTAACTATGAGAAAGTTTCTGCTCCATCCTATATCAAGTCCATAGGTAAGTGGCTTTTCTATAAGAATGATGGTCTGCAGAACCAGAGTGTACTGTATATAATGGACAGTCTTGGAGATGAGAAGAACGCACGTGTATTCCTTAACCCTAACCAACTATCAACAGACGGAACCGTAGCATTGAAGGGTATCTACTTTTCTCACAATGGTAAGTATGCAGCCTACGCTATTTCACGCAGCGGAAGTGACTGGCAGGAATTCTATATTATAGATGTCAAGACTGGAAAACTTCTTGACGACCATATCACTTGGGCAAAGTTCTCTGGTGCATCATGGCAAGGCGACGGTTTTTATTACAGTGCTTACGACGCTCCACAGAAAGGACTTGAATTCAGTAATGTGAATTCTATTCAGAAAATATATTATCATAAGATTGGTACTCCACAGTCTGAAGACGTTCTTTTCTATCAAAATCCAGCAAATCCAATGCGCTTCTATGCTGTAAGTGTTAATGAAGAAGAAACGATGATGTTCCTCCATGAAAGTGGTGCAGGCTCTGGTAACAATGTTTATGTACGTGACCTCCGCCAGCCTAACAGCCAATTCATTCAGATGACATCTAATCTTGACTTGCAATATAGTCTGGTTGAGACCATTGGTGACAAGATGTACTTCCTTACCAATGATGGTGCACCAAAGAATCGACTAATGGTTACAGACCTCAAGCACCCTGGTTTCAGTGAGTGGAAAACACTTGTACCAGAGTCAAAAGATATGCTTGAAGGTGTTACCTTTGTTGATGATAAAATGATTCTCAACTATATGAAAGACGCTTCCAGCCACGCATACGTTTATTCTATGGATGGAAAGCAACTTTCTGAGATTAAACTTCCTACCTTAGGAAGTGCAGGTTTTTATGGTGAGAAAGACCGCAAGGAAGTCTTTTATTCCTTCTCTTCCTTTACTGTTCCAACCACCATCTACCAATATGACCTCAACACAGCCAATAGCAAGGTTTATGCAGCACCAAAGGTTAAGTTTAAGGAGTCTGATTATGTTTGTGAACAGGTTTTCTATCCAAGTAAGGATGGCACCAAAATACCACTCTTTATTACTTATAAGAAAGGTTTAAAGCGCAATGGTAAGAACCCAGTATTCCTCTATGGTTATGGTGGTTTCAATGTTCCTTTAACTCCTTACTTCTCTTCTGTACGCATTCCTTTCATTGAAAATGGTGGAATCTATGCACAAGCTTCCCTCCGTGGTGGTAGCGAATATGGTGAGGAATGGCACATTGCAGGTACAAAGATGCAGAAGCAAAACGTTTTTGACGACTTTATCTCTGCAGGAGAATGGCTCATTGAAAACAAATATACAAGCAAGGATTACCTCGCTATCGTTGGCGGTTCAAATGGTGGTTTGCTCGTAGGTGCTTGTATGACACAGCGTCCTGACCTCTTTAAGGTATGTATTCCACAGGTAGGTGTAATGGATATGTTGCGTTATCATAAGTTTACGATTGGTTGGAACTGGGCTCCAGACTATGGAACAAGTGAAGACTCAAAGGAGATGTTCGACTATCTCCATGGTTACTCCCCACTCCACAACCTCCGTCCGGGCACAAAGTATCCAGCAACTTTGGTAACAACTGCCGACCACGACGATCGCGTTGTACCAGCTCACTCATTTAAGTTTGCAGCAACTTTACAAGCTGTTAATGCTGCTAACACACCGACCCTCATTCGCATTGACACAAAGGCGGGACATGGAAGTGGTAAGCCATTGTCTAAGCAATTGGAAGAACAGGCTGATATCTACGGCTTCATCCTTTATAATATGGGATTGAAATATTAA
- a CDS encoding YaaA family protein, translating to MQILLASAKIMNSTTTVQTPNTHLPRFRKEAGQIALELGELSVEELAKTIPCNEKIALENKLRYQDFFNEKAFLPALLAYYGQAYKCLKAQEYSQNDFNYADKHLWITSFLYGLLRPLDLIHPYRLEGKAKLPSAKGKNMFAYWKPHLTDILIEAVKADDGILVHLATEEFQHLFDWKRLQKEVRIIQPLFMVDQGSRLKAVSVYAKSCRGAMTSYILRNQLTSPEDLLAFEYDGFTYEKNYGDENHPHFILKP from the coding sequence ATGCAGATACTATTAGCATCCGCTAAGATAATGAACAGTACTACAACAGTACAAACCCCTAACACACACCTGCCTCGCTTCCGAAAAGAAGCAGGACAGATAGCGTTAGAATTAGGTGAACTTTCTGTTGAAGAACTTGCAAAAACTATCCCATGTAACGAGAAGATAGCACTTGAAAACAAACTACGTTATCAAGATTTCTTCAACGAGAAAGCTTTTCTTCCTGCCCTCCTCGCCTACTACGGACAAGCATATAAATGTCTCAAGGCGCAAGAATACAGTCAGAACGACTTCAACTATGCCGACAAACATCTTTGGATAACAAGCTTTCTTTATGGTCTTTTGCGTCCATTAGACCTTATCCACCCCTATCGTCTTGAAGGTAAAGCAAAGCTACCTTCAGCCAAAGGCAAGAATATGTTTGCCTATTGGAAACCTCATCTTACAGATATCCTCATCGAAGCAGTTAAAGCCGATGATGGTATCTTGGTGCATTTGGCAACTGAAGAGTTCCAACATCTATTCGATTGGAAACGATTACAAAAAGAGGTACGTATTATTCAACCGCTTTTTATGGTTGATCAAGGTAGCCGGTTGAAGGCTGTCAGTGTCTATGCAAAGAGTTGTCGAGGCGCTATGACAAGCTATATACTCCGCAACCAACTAACTTCTCCCGAGGATCTTCTTGCCTTCGAGTATGACGGTTTTACTTATGAGAAAAACTATGGAGATGAAAACCATCCACACTTTATATTAAAGCCGTAG
- a CDS encoding OmpP1/FadL family transporter produces the protein MKSKYIFFAVSLFAALSANAQETYENAKLAGEDLNGTARYVGMGGAMEALGADISTIGSNPAGIGLFRHNNVSISGGLLMQSDGKEFSNGKKTNLSFDQIGGVYTTRTGQKSFLNFGFNYHKSKNFDYILNAAGSLSGSSQNKQSYIKGALGNQNEGGFYVDKNKDGQNIGYVNSTSKDIAYTWSQIDYLYWNSLIPGSTGTYNYENATAYTLDRAHSGYIGNYDFAVSGNINDRVYLGLTFGMKDVTYKGYSEYAENFGNNSGAVVRDERKVTGSGFDITAGVIVRPVAESPFRIGAYVKSPTWYDLTTSNVTRLVYVSGTASQENGIGNSYDFKMWTPWKFGFSLGHTVGNYLALGATYEYENYANINSRVNDGGYYDYYYNQYYETSSPDKTMNNHTKEVLKGVSTLKLGVEYKPVSNVALRAGYNYVSAMYVNDAQKDPGLASLGTSYASTTDYTNWGAINRFTLGVGYQIKKFNIDLAYQYSAQEGSFAPFSNIRDISIPSGATTVKESNVATSTDVKNNKSQLLLTLGYRF, from the coding sequence ATGAAGAGTAAATATATTTTCTTTGCAGTATCGTTGTTTGCAGCTTTGTCAGCAAATGCGCAGGAGACATACGAGAATGCTAAGTTAGCAGGAGAGGACTTGAATGGTACTGCACGTTACGTTGGTATGGGTGGAGCTATGGAGGCCTTGGGTGCTGATATCTCTACAATTGGTTCTAACCCAGCTGGTATCGGTTTGTTCCGTCACAACAATGTTAGTATCAGTGGTGGTCTTCTTATGCAATCAGATGGTAAGGAATTCTCTAATGGTAAGAAGACTAATCTGAGTTTTGATCAGATTGGCGGTGTTTACACTACCCGTACTGGTCAGAAGTCTTTTCTTAACTTTGGTTTCAACTATCATAAGAGCAAGAACTTTGATTATATTCTTAATGCTGCAGGCTCTTTGAGTGGAAGTTCACAGAATAAGCAGTCATATATTAAGGGTGCACTTGGTAATCAGAATGAGGGTGGCTTCTATGTTGATAAGAATAAAGATGGTCAGAACATTGGCTATGTAAATTCAACTTCAAAGGATATAGCATACACTTGGAGCCAGATTGATTACCTCTATTGGAATTCATTGATTCCAGGTAGTACAGGAACTTATAATTATGAGAATGCTACTGCTTATACATTAGATCGTGCTCACTCTGGTTACATTGGTAATTATGACTTTGCTGTCAGTGGAAATATCAATGATAGGGTTTATCTTGGTTTAACATTCGGTATGAAAGATGTTACTTACAAGGGCTATAGTGAGTATGCTGAAAACTTCGGTAATAATAGTGGAGCAGTCGTTCGTGACGAGAGAAAGGTAACAGGTTCTGGATTTGATATTACAGCTGGTGTTATCGTTCGTCCAGTAGCAGAGTCGCCTTTCAGAATCGGTGCATACGTAAAGTCTCCAACATGGTATGACTTGACAACATCAAACGTTACACGTCTTGTTTATGTGTCAGGCACTGCAAGTCAGGAAAATGGTATCGGTAACTCATACGATTTCAAGATGTGGACACCTTGGAAGTTTGGTTTCTCTCTTGGTCACACCGTGGGTAATTACCTCGCTTTAGGTGCAACTTACGAGTATGAGAACTACGCTAATATTAATAGCAGAGTCAACGATGGTGGATACTATGATTATTACTATAATCAGTACTACGAGACATCAAGCCCTGACAAGACAATGAATAACCACACTAAAGAAGTTCTGAAGGGTGTTAGCACTTTGAAGTTGGGTGTTGAGTATAAGCCTGTAAGTAATGTTGCTTTGCGTGCGGGTTACAATTATGTAAGTGCAATGTATGTAAATGATGCGCAGAAGGATCCAGGTCTTGCTTCTTTAGGTACATCGTATGCTTCAACAACAGACTACACAAACTGGGGTGCAATCAACCGCTTCACATTAGGTGTTGGTTATCAGATTAAGAAGTTCAATATTGATTTGGCTTATCAGTACAGTGCACAGGAAGGCTCTTTTGCTCCATTCTCTAATATTAGAGATATCTCTATACCTTCTGGTGCTACAACAGTTAAGGAGTCTAACGTTGCAACAAGTACTGATGTTAAGAACAACAAAAGTCAGTTGCTCCTCACATTGGGCTATCGTTTCTAA